A genomic window from Silene latifolia isolate original U9 population chromosome 11, ASM4854445v1, whole genome shotgun sequence includes:
- the LOC141612839 gene encoding uncharacterized protein LOC141612839 has protein sequence MAPPHGEATTLVSFPKPPSDSFTRPPKLPNNGLKRTVSDFAFELSKEIDRELEESKAVLPVISEAAEDAKCECCGMSEEYTPEYIKNVRDKFLGKWICGLCSEAVKEEMGKNGGQCKEALETHMSHCVRFNKFGRAYPVLCQAEAMREIMKKSFRSRAKSLSPRDMKGVKKGGITRSSSCMPSMMNSLTIKD, from the coding sequence atgGCACCACCACATGGAGAAGCAACAACCTTGGTATCCTTCCCAAAGCCGCCATCCGATAGTTTTACTAGGCCACCAAAGCTACCAAACAACGGTCTAAAGAGGACGGTCTCAGACTTTGCTTTTGAGTTAAGCAAGGAGATCGACAGAGAGCTGGAGGAGTCGAAAGCAGTACTCCCAGTTATCTCAGAAGCAGCTGAGGATGCAAAATGCGAATGTTGTGGAATGAGTGAGGAGTACACACCTGAATACATAAAGAATGTTCGCGATAAGTTCTTGGGGAAGTGGATATGTGGGTTATGCTCTGAGGCGGTTAAGGAAGAAATGGGAAAAAATGGAGGACAATGTAAGGAAGCCCTAGAAACACATATGAGTCATTGTGTAAGGTTTAACAAGTTCGGAAGGGCGTACCCGGTGTTATGCCAAGCCGAGGCAATGAGGGAGATTATGAAGAAGAGTTTTAGGTCTAGGGCAAAGTCTTTGAGCCCTAGAGATATGAAAGGTGTGAAGAAAGGTGGTATTACTAGGAGCTCAAGTTGCATGCCTTCCATGATGAATAGCCTTACAATAAAGGACTAA